The following coding sequences lie in one Vibrio splendidus genomic window:
- a CDS encoding FecCD family ABC transporter permease, protein MLLAFMMSLQFGSVPLSFKEVIVGLSSFTDPTPDMTSRILIDLRLPRALLAVIAGAGLAMVGALLQTSTRNDLADPFLFGLSSGASAGAVLVITKVGDALGVWSLPLAAFSGGIVSATAVLILFSMQKKKGNDNLILCGLAISFLFGAITSFLIYSGDQRAASSILFWTMGGLGLARWDNLIFALAGVLCLIALIFKRYRELDTLLVSEQTTSSLGINVHRLQSEIFLCCAFCTASIVSMTGVVGFIGLMVPHLVRPFSGVTHKRALPLVALWGAVLLLSGDVISRTILAPQELPVGIVTAALGGLFVLYLVWRK, encoded by the coding sequence ATGCTGCTTGCCTTCATGATGAGTTTACAATTTGGCTCAGTCCCTTTGTCTTTTAAGGAAGTGATTGTAGGACTTAGCTCTTTCACTGATCCAACGCCGGATATGACCAGTCGAATACTGATCGATCTAAGGTTACCTAGAGCATTGTTAGCGGTTATCGCGGGTGCAGGGCTGGCGATGGTTGGGGCGTTGCTTCAAACCTCGACACGAAATGATCTGGCGGATCCGTTTCTGTTTGGCTTGTCATCTGGCGCGTCTGCTGGTGCTGTGTTGGTGATCACCAAAGTGGGAGACGCTCTGGGTGTTTGGTCACTGCCACTGGCTGCATTCTCGGGTGGTATTGTTTCGGCGACCGCCGTTCTGATTCTGTTTTCGATGCAGAAGAAAAAAGGCAATGACAACTTGATCTTGTGTGGTTTGGCGATCTCATTTCTATTCGGAGCCATCACGAGTTTTTTGATTTATTCAGGCGACCAGAGAGCGGCGAGTTCGATTTTGTTCTGGACGATGGGAGGCTTAGGGCTCGCACGTTGGGATAATTTGATTTTTGCCTTGGCGGGCGTGTTGTGTCTTATAGCGTTGATTTTCAAACGTTATCGGGAGCTCGATACTTTGTTGGTGAGTGAACAGACGACAAGCTCATTGGGGATCAATGTACACCGCCTACAAAGCGAGATTTTTCTTTGTTGTGCGTTTTGCACTGCGTCGATTGTATCGATGACCGGAGTGGTCGGTTTTATTGGCTTGATGGTACCCCACTTAGTACGACCATTTTCAGGTGTCACTCACAAGCGAGCTCTGCCTTTGGTTGCCTTGTGGGGCGCGGTGCTTTTACTGTCTGGGGATGTGATTAGCCGAACCATATTAGCGCCACAAGAACTGCCTGTAGGTATTGTGACGGCGGCTCTTGGCGGGTTGTTCGTTTTGTATCTTGTTTGGCGTAAATAG
- a CDS encoding ABC transporter substrate-binding protein: MKWPVISSLLFLLPFSFAYATSTQYPVTVDNCGSPLTIEKRPSRVVVHDINMTEMGFALGLQKEMVGVTGITGWYKMSSSFEERLGDIPELAPKYPSLETLIAADADFFFAGWNYGMKVGGEVTPQTLKPYGVDTLVLSESCIHTQDQKEGATMGLLYGDMQKLGVIFDKQAEAEALVNSWKERVKKVAEKQKASGKPSPKVFLFDSGEDKPFTAGKYGMPNAMIEAAGGQNITGNMEASWARTSWENVARENPDVIILLDYQSASGADSLQRFLEAHPLMKYTNAVTSGRYVKLRYEQLTPGPANIDAIEKLAEAFVSE; the protein is encoded by the coding sequence ATGAAGTGGCCTGTAATTTCCAGTCTTTTGTTTCTTTTACCTTTCTCTTTTGCGTATGCGACAAGCACTCAATACCCAGTGACGGTTGATAACTGTGGGAGCCCATTGACCATTGAAAAGCGGCCCTCGCGTGTGGTTGTACACGACATCAATATGACCGAGATGGGGTTTGCTCTTGGTCTTCAAAAGGAGATGGTGGGCGTTACGGGCATTACTGGGTGGTACAAGATGTCGAGTTCGTTTGAAGAACGTTTAGGTGATATTCCTGAGCTCGCACCTAAGTATCCTTCATTAGAAACATTGATTGCTGCTGATGCTGACTTCTTTTTCGCTGGCTGGAATTACGGAATGAAAGTGGGTGGTGAAGTGACGCCTCAAACACTGAAGCCATACGGGGTTGATACTTTAGTGCTCTCTGAGAGTTGCATTCATACCCAAGACCAAAAAGAAGGCGCGACAATGGGTCTGCTTTATGGCGACATGCAAAAGTTAGGCGTTATTTTCGACAAGCAAGCAGAAGCCGAGGCTTTGGTAAACAGCTGGAAAGAGAGAGTTAAAAAAGTAGCAGAAAAGCAAAAAGCATCAGGTAAGCCGAGTCCAAAAGTGTTCTTGTTTGATTCGGGTGAAGATAAGCCTTTCACCGCGGGTAAGTACGGAATGCCAAACGCAATGATTGAAGCTGCTGGTGGCCAAAATATCACTGGTAACATGGAAGCAAGTTGGGCTCGAACCTCTTGGGAGAATGTCGCTCGTGAAAACCCAGATGTGATTATCCTTCTTGATTACCAATCGGCGAGTGGTGCCGATTCGTTGCAACGTTTCCTCGAAGCCCATCCGTTAATGAAATACACCAATGCAGTCACTTCTGGTCGTTATGTCAAACTGCGTTATGAACAACTCACCCCTGGGCCTGCCAATATCGATGCCATTGAGAAACTTGCAGAGGCGTTCGTTTCTGAGTGA